One Pseudonocardia abyssalis DNA segment encodes these proteins:
- a CDS encoding thioredoxin domain-containing protein encodes MPNRLSHATSPYLQQHADNPIDWYPWGSEAFDEAARRDVPILLSVGYAACHWCHVMAHESFEDAETAAQVNAGFVAIKVDREERPDIDAVYMAATQAMTGQGGWPMTCFLTPVGEPFHCGTYYPPTPRQGMPAFRQLLTAVTTAWTEDGDRVRTSAGQIAAQLADGAAAALPPAPVDAGTLDDAAATLGTGFDATHGGFGGAPKFPPSMALEFLVRHHERTGSVDALAQASVTAERMARGGLYDQLAGGFARYSVDARWVVPHFEKMLYDNALLLRVYAHLARLPDADPLFGRVAAETAGFLLADLRTPEGGFAAALDADTDGVEGLTYAWTPVQLREVLGDDDGVWAADLLAVTDSGTFEHGSSTLQLPADPDDPARWARLRTVLLAARSERPQPARDDKVVTAWNGMAIQALAEAGAALGHPEWIDAAAEAAELLLSRHVVDGRVRRSSRAGAVGAAAGVLEDHAVLADALLALHQATGAPRWLDAATGLLDLALQRFSGEEPGAFFDTADDAEELLHRPRELTDNASPCGSSALTSALVTASVLVADGGRYRDAAEAALRSVGTLASKHPRFAGHWLTVAEAVARGPLQVAVAGPDDPGRAALVAHARRIAAGGTVVVAGEPDAAGVPLLADRPLVDGAAAAYVCRGFVCDRPVTTTAELTAALLLRP; translated from the coding sequence ATGCCCAACCGGCTCTCCCACGCCACCAGCCCGTACCTCCAGCAGCACGCCGACAACCCGATCGACTGGTACCCGTGGGGCTCGGAGGCCTTCGACGAGGCCGCCCGCCGCGACGTCCCCATCCTGCTGTCCGTCGGGTACGCGGCGTGCCACTGGTGCCACGTCATGGCGCACGAGTCGTTCGAGGACGCGGAGACCGCGGCGCAGGTCAACGCCGGATTCGTGGCGATCAAGGTCGACCGCGAGGAACGCCCCGACATCGACGCCGTCTACATGGCCGCCACCCAGGCCATGACCGGGCAGGGCGGCTGGCCGATGACCTGCTTCCTCACCCCGGTGGGCGAGCCGTTCCACTGCGGCACCTACTACCCGCCCACGCCGCGCCAGGGGATGCCCGCGTTCCGTCAGCTCCTCACGGCCGTCACGACGGCCTGGACCGAGGACGGCGATCGGGTGCGCACCTCGGCGGGGCAGATCGCGGCGCAGCTCGCCGACGGGGCGGCCGCGGCGCTGCCGCCCGCGCCGGTCGACGCCGGCACGCTCGACGACGCCGCGGCGACGCTCGGCACCGGTTTCGACGCCACCCACGGCGGGTTCGGCGGGGCGCCCAAGTTCCCGCCGTCGATGGCGCTCGAGTTCCTGGTGCGCCACCACGAGCGCACCGGCTCGGTCGACGCGCTGGCCCAGGCGTCGGTCACCGCCGAGCGGATGGCCCGCGGCGGCCTGTACGACCAGCTCGCGGGCGGGTTCGCGCGCTACAGCGTCGATGCGCGGTGGGTCGTGCCGCACTTCGAGAAGATGCTCTACGACAACGCGCTGCTGCTCCGGGTCTACGCGCACCTCGCGCGGCTGCCGGACGCGGATCCGCTGTTCGGGCGGGTCGCCGCCGAGACCGCCGGGTTCCTGCTGGCCGACCTGCGCACCCCCGAGGGCGGGTTCGCCGCCGCGCTCGACGCCGACACCGACGGCGTCGAGGGCCTCACCTACGCCTGGACCCCCGTCCAGCTGCGCGAGGTCCTCGGCGACGACGACGGCGTCTGGGCGGCCGACCTGCTCGCGGTGACGGACTCCGGCACGTTCGAGCACGGCTCGTCGACGCTGCAACTGCCCGCCGACCCCGACGACCCGGCCCGCTGGGCCCGCCTCCGCACCGTCCTGCTCGCCGCCCGGTCGGAGCGGCCGCAGCCCGCGCGCGACGACAAGGTCGTCACGGCCTGGAACGGCATGGCGATCCAGGCCCTCGCCGAGGCCGGGGCCGCCCTCGGGCACCCGGAGTGGATCGACGCGGCGGCCGAGGCGGCCGAGCTGCTGCTCTCGCGCCACGTCGTCGACGGGCGGGTACGCCGGTCCTCGCGGGCCGGTGCGGTCGGCGCGGCGGCCGGTGTGCTGGAGGACCATGCCGTCCTGGCCGATGCCCTGCTGGCCCTGCACCAGGCCACCGGCGCGCCGCGCTGGCTCGACGCCGCCACCGGCCTGCTCGACCTGGCGCTGCAGCGCTTCTCCGGCGAGGAGCCCGGCGCGTTCTTCGACACCGCCGACGACGCCGAGGAGCTGCTGCACCGCCCGCGCGAGCTCACCGACAACGCGTCGCCCTGTGGCAGCTCCGCGCTGACGTCGGCGCTGGTCACGGCGTCGGTCTTGGTCGCGGACGGGGGGCGTTACCGCGACGCGGCGGAGGCCGCGCTGCGCTCGGTGGGCACGCTCGCGTCGAAGCACCCGCGGTTCGCGGGGCACTGGCTCACCGTCGCCGAGGCGGTGGCGCGGGGGCCTCTGCAGGTGGCCGTCGCGGGTCCGGACGACCCGGGCCGCGCGGCCCTGGTCGCCCACGCCCGCCGGATCGCCGCGGGCGGCACCGTCGTCGTGGCGGGGGAGCCGGACGCCGCCGGGGTGCCGCTGCTCGCCGACCGCCCGCTGGTCGACGGGGCCGCCGCGGCCTACGTGTGCCGCGGGTTCGTCTGCGACCGCCCGGTCACGACGACCGCGGAACTCACCGCGGCCCTCCTGCTCCGCCCCTGA